The Apostichopus japonicus isolate 1M-3 chromosome 14, ASM3797524v1, whole genome shotgun sequence region ATaatttggtattttgtgaaagattttttttttttttaaatcattattATTTAGTATTATTCTATAGTAGGAGAAATAAGGTTCAAATGATAGAAGATAATCAGAGGATATTTTGGACTGATGGTGACAGAGGAAAAGACACGTGTCATTTCACAAAATGATAgattaattatgttaattacTTTAGTATTTGATGGACAAATTGAAACAAATTCCTGAGGCGATGAAAGATTTCTTATTCAATAATAGTGTTATTGTTACAACACTCAATTTGGAGACACAGACAGACATTGTGACAAgaatgggggggaggggagaaatataaaacatgttTCCGACCTTTGACCCTTAACCCAACCAATGATAACAAACATGACAGAGGGTTTAAGTGATGATTTTGTCCGTAATTGTAAACAGCTGCTAAATGTTACTTTTAAGTGTCTTATACACGCCAGGAAATGTTCTCTAGTGcagattcatttttttttttaaatgacgtTACTCTTTTTCACATGCCACTAGAAATACCACAATTATACTGAATACATGTATGCGTCTATCAAAGCTATCCATTTGATGACAAAGGCTTAAAAAAgaattttgtcaaattaaaaAGGGCAGTTGAAAACGTGACTTGACATTCTTAGAAGAGTGAACAGTGGTGAGTTATTAACTTCCTGTAGGAATTTATATATTGCTACTTCATCAAAGCATATATATGTGCTTGAGCATCTGAGTATGTGTAATTGTAAAATTATGGTTTACCACTGAATAtaatcatttgaaataaaaagaaggttATCAGTATTTCATAACCaacacattttttaacacatattttttatttttttattttttcacatGTCATATGACAATCATCTAAAGTTGAACTTTGTTGACTTGCTGTAAATGAATCATGCAGTATATTTTGCCTTTTGCATGTTTGAAAAGAAGTCagtcaaattttttttttgatcctTTTGAACACACACGTTGCTGTATTTTATGTAGAGTATTGCTGAGTAGCACTAGTGCATCGTCAAAGTGTTGTGTGTATCTGTGTGTCATTCAGAACAAGGCCTCAATTTTATTGTTTGCAATAGACAGTTTGTCTTGTACATACAGGGTCTGTTTGACTTGTGATATATAAAATCTTGTTAATCAATCATTATAGCCCATTTGAAGAGTAAAGATTAAAGCAACAGCTGAGAGAAAAGCTCTGGTACAGTAATGTACCGATCATCGTTGCGATTATCATTAAGTCAGTTGACTTCCTTAAAAGAAGTGAAGAATTGTAAATATGCTTTTTCAACCATTCCCTACACTCcattccctccccttcccctccctccacccccctccccccaattaAATACTTGACATCCTTTTTACCGTATATCAATTGTGATGAGTGGGTGAGCTAATTGTTTCAACActtaattttataaaatatgtCACTATTTTAGTGATAAATGGGCAAACTTTGcactttaaaaaaagaaaagaaaaaaaagaagaagacagCCCACTGCTTTAAAAGCCTGCATTGTCTCTTAACAATATCGCATTTAACTTTACGGTCCTTTATGGCTACAATTGAATTTTCAATTGAATCATCCTTTGAGTGTAATACTCATCTCGTTGGTTGGTGTTGGATACTGTTACTACTGGTTCCAAAGTTCACCAACAGTTTTCCAACAAGTTTCTCTCATTCACATTGGAATTAAATAAAGAACTCCTTAAGGTACTTAAAAAACGGGTACCTGTATATAAACGGGACATAGCcaaatttctatgaaattgACTGAAATACGAAGCTTTACATGTATATACTTTAAAACACTTGAGAATTGTTTAGAGCTTGGGTATGTCTAAGAAATCCACAATTTCTCACTGGAAACTGGAAGACCTATTTTGGGGTCACTGGGTCATTCCTCCATAGTTTCTGTATGCCTCAGTATTAGAACAAATCTACCGAAACTCGTCAAACGATGTGCTGTCAGGTTAAATCTCACCAATAGCTGTATTGTacagatgtactgtacacaacatGTCTGGTTTGTACTGTAGACCTAGGCTCTGGCACCTTTGTGTTTTAGCGCTCGCCGCTTTACAAAAATCCTTTTCTTGATATAAATACCAGCTTATATCCATACAAACGGTACCgcttcattttattctttttgtaacaatatttttttttaacacatttcagAGCCTCGGCAAAGAAACAATACAATGGAGCTTGTGAATTATAACCTAGTAAACGTGTGTTTCTAGGCATAGCATTTGATCAAAACATTGTAAAGTGCCAGACATGCACGATAATCGCTCTCTAAGCTCTGATGAAGAGAACAACTATTCAACACCTGGGAAAAAGCCTAAAGCACTgtgatattaaaacaaactgGAATATAACCTTTGACTTTTTTAACACATTACAGTATGACCATCAAAATTGTATGAAAAAAACATGCATGTTTCGGGTAATAATGAATCAATTCTGAATCACAATTTCTCGCCTTTCTGATCGGTTATAATTAACAGATATTTCAAACCTTAGGCAGTTTTGCTGTGATTTGGTTAGGCTTAATTGTTAATGCGAAAGCTGAGCTGCGTGTGGCTGGAACTGAGATCTGAATGAGAATAGTCAGGCTCGTGAATTGGaattatacaaatttaaaaaaaaaattaaatttgttttgtgcTTTGCATATTCGTAAAATGTCAATTGTAATTCAATTTGAATGACAGCCAAGATTGCTGTTCACTGTGAAGGCAATCCTGATTGTTGACGATGTTTTGGAAAAAGACGTTTAGAAACTTTATAACTTCAGCagtaaagaaagaaacacaCTTTGGCAAGCTGTAATAATTCATCTTAAAGATCGTCGAATACAAAATTTTTGCAATTGACTCTAGACCTGTCCTATCGGTCTTCTCcatgatatactgtactgtagatatGTCTATAATCAAATAATATGTACAACTATATTGTTATCAATTATTCAATACGAACTTGCACATTTGAAATGTGAATAATTATATGGAGGGAATTTGGATTTACATCATAATCACAggatatatatgttacattggTAGAGTATGATGTTCATAAACATTATTTTCACATGCATCAAAGAAATCATTATAATATCATTATAATATCTCAAAAAACTTGTTTAAGAAAAGTCGACGGAAACAAGATTTAATCTTGTTTACACGACATGACGTCAGATAAAAATTCAATCCCAACatttttgatcatttttcttttttattattattactatccTTCCCTTTTTGAATTGTATCAATTAGTTTGTACATTAAGTTTATATGATATCTGTGAACAACATTCACAATCCATTTGCTTAGCATTTCCTATAGACCATTGAACCCACAAATTTATTCTTCCCAAAGAGGCATAGTATCTTAAACAGATTGTTGGGCAAGGAGAAGACGAGTGTCCCAAAGTGATGCTtactaaaatgttttttttggcAAGGTATCCCAATAATTCATAACACACTAGCCGAGAACATTTTACATGAACATGGCTGGAAAGATAAAACGGGTAATGTATCATAATGCTACTGTATGCAATGCGGAAAACTTGCCGTCCGAGTTCAAAGCTTAACAATTTTtgtcgatttaacgatagtctGATTTTGCATCTGTTATTGAGAGAAACTGCGATGCAAAATGTGGGCTCTTAGATAATTCATTACCCAATCTGCCTAAGTGTAGTTTTCATACACGAGTCTTCACTATGTGGGCATATGAATGTACTTGAATACATTGGAAAGGTGTTACGATTTAAAGGGCAAGCACCCAAAGTATTCATGGTAccagaatttatatatattgtatccAAGATAGATGTATTCTTCTTGGGCACTTAAATTAAATTACTACAAAATGACCGTCAGACTGTTTACAATTTGACGCACCATGAACATTCTGATGATTTGAACTAACTTGTGTTTCCACCGCTTGAATACTGGAATGATTGCAACTTTGTGAGTTGTTGGGTAGGGTGAACCTCACTAACCGCTTTGAATTTTGATCAGCTGCCTCCTCCATCTCCTTCtccatctcctcctcctccactgtCGCTGCTGCGACCGCCTCTCCGTTGCACTCGGCGAACATGTCAAATGCCGGATTCTGGACACCACCGTTGTGGACTTCATTTCCTGTCAGAACTAACACAATATCTTCCATCGGAGGTCCAGTAGCGTCGGCGGTCGTCTCCGCGCCGTCGTGTTGGACTTCCGGCGCGGCCTCGTCTCCCTCGGTCAAGTTGCTATGCACCCTCTTGTAGTAGACCAAGCCGATCACGATGGTCAACAGCAGACAGACACCGAACAAAGACGCCAGAGATATGAACGCATAGTGCATCTCGTCGCCTTCGGCTTTCGGCTTCTCCTTGTTCTGACCTCCCCAGGGGAACTGGTTTCGGGAGTTTGTCTTGTCGTGTGATTGAGACCCGAAGGTTATGTCGTCTTTCCACGGTCCGGTGGCGGACATGACCGTCGTCTCGATGCCTTGGGTGACCTGTACGATGCAGGTGGCCTGATGTTTATACTCCGTCAGTGCCGACACACAGATTCTGTAGGATGTACCAGGCAGTAGTCTCTCCACCACATAACTTTGGAGGGATACCTCCGTGGGTTCCCTGTCGAAAGACTGAACAGAAGGGGACTCCAAATAGACCTCCACCACGTATCGGCCTTGGCTGCGGCCACTCCAACTGCTCCAGCTGATGGCGATCGAGGTAGTCGTCACTCTATCCACAGAAATCAGGATTTCACCCTGCGTAGATAATTTGTCGTCATCAGAGCGGACTTCACAGTGTCTCCCGCTGAAGGGAGGAACGCATTGACATGGCGGCTCTCTGCCTGGCCTGCAGGTGCCACCGTTACTACAGTAATCCTCGCAAGAGGGAGTCCTTTTCCTACGCCCTTTAATCATACATGATTCTAAGGAGGTGTTCCGGACTGCGTCGGCTTTAAGATACCTATCGCAATCCGTCGTATTTTGGTTTACAAGGCGAACATTCAAATCTAAGCTGCGAAACTGCTTCTCGAGCCAGTCTAGTGGGCAGCTACATGCTATGACGTTAGAGGAGAGATCTAAAACTCTTAACGGTGGTAGTTCCGACCACATGGCAGCCGGCAAAAGCGTCAGCCGGTTTTCTCGTAAGTTCAGTTCTCGCAGGTCTGACAAGCTTTTCAATCTGTGCAGATTTAGAAGAGATATTCTGTTATGGCTCAAATCGAGGGACGAAGTGTTCGGTGGGATTCCCTCCGGGATCTCTCGTAGCCCTAACCCACTACAGTTCACAGTTGTAATATTGCACTTGCATCTGGTCGGACAAGCCTGTGGGACCAGCGGGATGGCAGAGTGTGGAGGGTAGGCTAAGGTGAGACCGAGTGCCACGGGTAGAACCATCATAAAATATCCTGACAGATTGAAGATGAAGAAGTAAAGCTTCATGCTGGCTGGTGATCAGGTGGCTGCATCACTCTCCTACATTTTCTTGGATGGTCGTTTTTAACTGCGGAAGAAAGAAAAGTTGAGAAAAACATGAGCCAGTTATAGTATATATGTGGTCCAGTGATTCTCGGTCGGGGAGTTTgttgtggggggaggggtagatATTAGGGAAGATCTCCTTCCTGTTCCTTATTTGttttactactttttttttAGCCAGTTATGGTATACAAGTTGTGGTGGTACAGTATCCATGAATTCAGCTTGTAAAGTGTAGTTTTACTTATAGGATATATATGGAACGCTCAATGCCAAAGTGAGGTGTGATATTGTTTCAtcacaaaaaattgaaatttgaacattttacaaaataacaaaaggtCACATTAAATTTACAGTTTTCGATATTTCTATAATTACACACTGATTagttatgtacatataaacGGTTATAACCACATGTATGTGTCTTAGTTTAACTGTGGGGTATCCAATCACAAAGTAACCGTAGCTTGACGAAACAATCGTGCATGGCTAGAACACAGTAAAAAGTGCAGCTGTAGCCCATGTCACAGACTTTGCTCGAAATGTTGGAGACATTAATTAGATATAAAGGAAAAGGCCCGAGACTTTGAGGGCCTAAGCTGCGTCAGGCTGGAATTTGAGACTAACTTAGAACCTTTCTTACATCACAATTGCAATAATTGAAACAAGCCCAAACAAttttttgagtttttttttaacacatgTTTTTTTGATGATGGCATCTTTCGGATCTCATTCTGTACATTCAGTCAAATTTTGGTACCACATTTAGGAAAGTATTAACTGCCAAACCTGCTTTACTAATCGCCAAATAATTGGCTACTAATTAATGTCTGATAGACAAATGAGATAAATTTGACAACCACTCCCCCTCCATccacaaaaaaagagagattgtCATCTCAACAGAGTGGTCTCTAGGGGCTTTTCGACATTGCAAGGCTCCTGAGTTCATGAGCTGTTATTGACTCCAAAATGTCACAACGGGCACTCATGTTtgatttaagaagaaaaaaaaaacctaagctaattcccctacccctccctttGTACCCCATTCA contains the following coding sequences:
- the LOC139979465 gene encoding uncharacterized protein; amino-acid sequence: MKLYFFIFNLSGYFMMVLPVALGLTLAYPPHSAIPLVPQACPTRCKCNITTVNCSGLGLREIPEGIPPNTSSLDLSHNRISLLNLHRLKSLSDLRELNLRENRLTLLPAAMWSELPPLRVLDLSSNVIACSCPLDWLEKQFRSLDLNVRLVNQNTTDCDRYLKADAVRNTSLESCMIKGRRKRTPSCEDYCSNGGTCRPGREPPCQCVPPFSGRHCEVRSDDDKLSTQGEILISVDRVTTTSIAISWSSWSGRSQGRYVVEVYLESPSVQSFDREPTEVSLQSYVVERLLPGTSYRICVSALTEYKHQATCIVQVTQGIETTVMSATGPWKDDITFGSQSHDKTNSRNQFPWGGQNKEKPKAEGDEMHYAFISLASLFGVCLLLTIVIGLVYYKRVHSNLTEGDEAAPEVQHDGAETTADATGPPMEDIVLVLTGNEVHNGGVQNPAFDMFAECNGEAVAAATVEEEEMEKEMEEAADQNSKRLVRFTLPNNSQSCNHSSIQAVETQVSSNHQNVHGASNCKQSDGHFVVI